The Acidimicrobiales bacterium region GCCGGCGCCATCTACAGCAATTCGATCCTGCGAACGGGTAAGCGCATCAAGTGGTCCGAAGCGCTGCGGTCGGCATGAGCGTCGACTTCGCCAACATCGACCCTGCGTCGACTCCCGACGCGCCCGGTGACGAGGCCGCGACCCTCGCCGCCACCGAAGCGCTCACCGAAAAGCTCGCCACGCTCCAGGAACGGCTCTACGCCGAGGCCAAGCAGTCGCTGCTGGTGGTGCTCCAAGCGATGGACACCGGCGGCAAGGACGGAACCATCAAGCACGTCTTCCGCATCGTGAACCCACTGGGCGTGCACGTGGCGTCGTTCAAGCAGCCGACGCCCCTCGAACTGGCGCACGACTTCCTGTGGCGCGTGCACGCCAAGACGCCGGCCAAGGGCGACATCGTCATCTTCAACCGATCCCACTACGAGTCGGTGCTGGTCGAACGGGTGCACGACATCGTGCCCAAGAGCGTGTGGAAGCAGCGCTACGACCAGATCAACGC contains the following coding sequences:
- a CDS encoding PPK2 family polyphosphate kinase, giving the protein MSVDFANIDPASTPDAPGDEAATLAATEALTEKLATLQERLYAEAKQSLLVVLQAMDTGGKDGTIKHVFRIVNPLGVHVASFKQPTPLELAHDFLWRVHAKTPAKGDIVIFNRSHYESVLVERVHDIVPKSVWKQRYDQINAFEQLLVADRTTIVKFFFYISKVEQRQRLLARLDDPKKRWKFNPGDVAERQYWDKYIAAYQDAVNKTNTESAPWYVVPANHKWYRNYVVSKVLVDTLDRMNPKYPERDVSGVSRDF